The Thioalkalivibrio thiocyanodenitrificans ARhD 1 nucleotide sequence CCCAGGCGGCGGTGCTGGATGTGCTGGCCGACTGGGGCCAGCGGGTATGCCCGGAGCGTGACCTGGTCACCGGTGCCCGGGGATGCCTGGATTACTACCGGCGCATCGGCGAACGGCGGGACAGTCTGGCCTACGAGATCGACGGCGTGGTGTACAAGGTCAACCGCTTCGATCTTCAACTGCGCCTGGGTTTCGTCTCCCGCGCGCCGCGCTGGGCCCTGGCGCACAAGTATCCCGCCCAGGAGCAGGAGACCGTATTGCGCGACGTGGAATTCCAGGTGGGGCGCACCGGCGCGCTGACCCCCGTGGCACGGCTGGAGCCGGTATTCGTCGGCGGCGTGACCGTGAGCAATGCCACACTGCACAATATGGACGAGGTGGAACGCAAGGACGTGCGCATCGGCGACACGGTGATCGTGCGCCGGGCGGGTGACGTGATCCCCGAGGTGGCCGCGGTGGTGTTGTCGAAACGTCCGGCCGGGACGCGGCCCGTGGTCATGCCGACCCGCTGTCCCGTGTGCGGCTCGGAGGTGGTTCGCTTGGAGGGCGAAGCGGTGGCGCGTTGCTCCGGGGGGCTGTATTGCGCAGCCCAGCGCCGGGAGGCCATCAAGCACTTTGCCTCCCGCCGCGCCATGGACATCGAGGGTCTGGGCGACAAGCTGGTGGAGCAGCTGGTGGACGCGGGTCTGGTGGATCATGTGGACGGACTCTACCGGCTCACCGCCGAAGAACTGGCGGATCTGGAACGCATGGGCGAGAAATCCGCGCAGAACCTGGTGGAGGCGCTGGACCGGAGCCGGCATACCCAGCTCGCGCGGTTCATTTTCGCACTGGGCATCCGCGAAGTGGGTGAAGCCACCGCGCGGGCCCTGGCGCAGCATTTCGGCGGCCTGGATGCCCTCATGCAGGCGGACGAGGAAAGTCTGATGGAAGTGCCGGACGTGGGCCCCGTCGTGGCCCATCACGTGGCCACCTTTTTCCAGCAGCCCCATAACCGGGAGGTGATTCAGGCGTTGCGGGACGCCGGCGTACACTGGGAGGAAAAGGAACCGGCTGCGCGTAAGGAAGAAACACTCCCGCTTGCCGGCAATACCTACGTGCTGACCGGCGCGCTGGAATCCATGACCCGGGAGGAAGCAGGTGAACGGCTCATGGCGCTGGGAGCGAAGGTCGCGGGCAGCGTGTCGAAAAAGACCACCGCCGTGATCGCCGGCGAGGCCGCCGGTTCGAAGCTGGCGAAGGCCGAAAAGCTGGGTGTGACCGTGCTCGACGAGGCGGCATTCCTGGCACTCATCGGCGAAGGATAGCCTCCGGTGGCGGCGCCACCGAGTGGTCCGGAGCGCCCTGGCGAACGGGCGCGAAGAGTCCAGGGTTCAAAGGTGAACCGACCCGCGGGATTGCGTGCGTTCCCGAAGCACCGCATGATCCGCCCCGAACACCAAACGAGCGTGACCGACGACCCATGCGATTTGAACCAGGCAAACCCTACTCCGCGGCCTGTGACCAGAACCGCGACCCGATCCTGGCGGTGTTGCGGCGTTACCTTGACCGGCCCGGCACCATCCTGGAGATCGGCAGCGGCACGGGACAGCACGCGGTGTATTTCGGGGCAGCACTGCCGCACCTGGACTGGCAGCCTTCCGACGTGCCTGCCCACCTGCCGGGAATTCGCCTGTGGCTCGAGGAGGCGGCGCTGCCCAATGTGGCCGAGCCGCTCGAGCTTGATGTGCGCCGCACGCCCTGGCCGGTGCAGGCGGTCGACGGCGTCTATTCCGCCAATACGGCCCATATCATGCACTGGCCGGATGTGGAGGCCATGTTCGAGGGGGTGGGGCGTGTACTGCGTCCGGGCGGTTGCTTCTGCCTGTACGGGCCGTTCAATGAAGACGGCGAGTTCACCAGTGAAAGCAACGCCCGCTTCCACATGAGCCTGCGGATGCGCGACCCCGGCATGGGGATCCGCGACAAGGGCGACCTGGACCGGCTGGCCGGAGCGGCGGGGCTGGAACTGGTGGAAGACGTGGTGATGCCGGTGAACAACTTCACCCTGGTCTGGCGGAAGCGCTGACAACTGCTTGCGGGTCCTTTCGGCATCGCAGGGCAGATAAGCGAAGCGCATCCGCCAATCCCTGTCGATGGTTTGCCGGATGCGGCTGCGCCTTATCCGGCCTACGAGCTACGAGGTGGATTACCACCCCCCGGTCAGCCGCCTGGGACTCAACGTGAACAACCTTATGGGTTTACACAAATAGCCCGCATGCCTCACCACCGCAGCGGCGACGCGATGACTCGCACAGGCGCCCGGGAGCGCCGGCCCCGCCGCGAACCGGAAGTCCGGCGTCCTATCTGAGCTCAATGTCCGCCTGGCGGCGCAGGTCCTCGATGTTCTCCTGGACGATCCGGTTGTCCAGGATCTGCCGTACCCGATCCCGCACGGCCTCGAACGGAGGCGGCTCCGCGGTCCGGGTGTCTTCCAGAAGTATCACATGCCAGCCGAAATCCGATTGCACGGGCTCGCTTGAGTGGCTGCCGGGCTCCATGGCACGCACTGCATCGGAAAATGCCGGCACCATCCCGTCGGCGGTGAACCAGCCCAGATCGCCTCCCATGGGCCCGGAGGGTCCGGTGGAATGTTCCCGGGCCAGCTCCTCGAAGTCCGCGTCCGCATCCAGGGCCTCGATGATGTCGCGCGCATCCGCCTCGCTGTCCAGCAGAATGTGGCGTGCCTTGTATTCCTGGCGGTCCAGGGATGCGACCTGCCGGTCATATTCCGCGCGCATCTGTTCCTCGGTGTAGTCCTGACCCAGCCAGTCCTCGAAGAGCGCGCCCACCATCAGGTTGGTGCGGCTGCGCTCGACCTGGCGCAGGATCTCGGGATCGCGATCCAGCCCGCGCTCCGCGGCCGCCTGGCGCAGCAGTTCCAGGTTAACCATCTCGTCGAGCACCTGTTCCGGCTGCAGGTTCTCGTCGGGCCGGGTCATTCGCTGCAGACTGAGAAACTCCTGAAAGTCGGCATCGGCGATGGCCACGCCGTTCACTACCGCGATCACATCACCGTCCGGGATCTGCGCGCGAGGTTCCTCGGCACGGTCGCAGGCGGTCAGCAGGGCGATGGCCAAAAACAGTGCCAGGATGATATGCAGGTGTCGTGATGTCATGGCGTGCTTCCTTGTCAATGTACGGAATGCGGGTCAGGGGAGGACCTTGCGGAACGGCTTTACGGTGACCTGCGCGTAGACGCCGGCCTCCACATAGGGATCCGCGTCCGCCCATTGCCGCGCCTCGTCCAGGGAATCGAACTGAGCCACCACCAGGCTGCCTGTAAAACCGGCCGGGCCGGGGTCTTCGCTGTCGATGGCGGGCATGGGGCCCGCCAGTACCAGGCGACCGTCGTCGCGCAGGGCTTCCAGTCGGGCCAGGTGAGCCGGGCGGGTCTGTTTGCGTTTTTCCAGGCTGTTCTCCGTATCCTGGCCGATGATGGCGTAAAGCATCAGGATGGGTCTCCGGGGGAAGTGTGTTGATCGGGTTCGGTATGATGCCGCGCCAGGTAGACCGCCTGGCCGAGGATGAAAACCAGCGTCATGCCCAGCATGCCGAAGAGCTTGAAGTCGACCCAGAACGCCTCGCTGAAGGTGTAGGCCACGAACAGGTTCGCCAGTCCCGATACGATGAAGAAGATCACCCAGGCGTGGTTGGTCCGGGCCCAGATCCGTTTTGGCACATGCAGGGCATGTCCCATCATCGACTCCACCAGGGTGGAACGTCCCAGCCATGGCGGGATCAGAAACACCACGGCGAAGAGGAAGTTTACCAGAGTCGGCTTCCATAGGATGAACAGCGGGTCATGCAGCAGCAGGGTGGCCCCGCCCAGCACCACGATCAATGCGCCCGTGAGCATGGGCATGGCCTCGAGCCTGCGCTTGACGGCAAACCCCAGACCCAGTTGTACCACCATCACCCCCATCGCCACGGCGGTGGCAAGGTAGATGGCGTGTCCCGGGTCGCCCGGGACCAGCGCCACAGGCAGCCAGGCGCCCACGGCGAGCACCGCCGGCTCCGGCAGCGCATCGTAAAACTTGTACGCCAGAAAAAAGAGGATGACCGGAAGCAGGTCATAGAGAAGTTTCATCGCAATAGTGTGGCGCGTTTGAGGGCGCCTGGCCAGTTGTCCGTTGTCAGTTGTCCGTTGCTGTTATGCTTCGGACAACTGACAACTGACAACTGACAACCGTGAACCGAAGGCTTGACATTCATCCGGACAATCCCCAGGCCCGCCTGATTCGCCAGGCGGTGGATGTGATCCGGGCGGGGGGCATCATCGTCTACCCCACGGATTCCTGCTACGCGCTGGGTTGTGCCATCGGTGACAAGGGCGGCCTGGAGCGCATCCGCCGCATCCGGCAACTGGACGATGGGCACCACTTCACGCTGGTATGCCGCGACCTGTCGGAGATCTCCACCTACGCAAAGGTGGACAACGCGGCCTATCGGCTGCTGAAGATGCTCACGCCGGGTCCCTACACGTTCCTGCTGAAGGCCACCCATGAAGTCCCCCGGCGCCTCCAGCACGCCAAGCGCAAGACCATCGGGCTGCGCGTGCCGGACCATGCCATCACGCAGGCACTGCTGGCGGAGCTGGGAGAGCCCCTCATGAGCACCACGGTTCGCCTGCCGGGAGACGACCTCCCCATCTCGGATCCCTATGACATCGAGGAACGCCTTTCTTCACAGGTGGATCTTGTCCTGCTGGCCGGGTCCTGCGGCGTGGAACCCACCACCGTGCTTGATCTGGTGGGGGACGTGCCCGAGGTGGTGCGCCAGGGGTGCGGGTCCGTGGACTGGCTCTCTTGAAGGGGGAAGTGGGAATTGGGAAGGGGGAATCGGGGGCTTCGCCTGGAGACGGCGTTTGGCGGTATAATTCCCGTCTCCATGGATAACATCCTCCAGACCATTGCCATCTGGGCAATTCCCGTCCTGTTCGCCATCACCCTGCACGAGGTTTCCCACGGTTGGGTGGCGAAGCTGCTGGGCGATACCACGGCCCAGATGCTGGGCCGGCTGACGGTCAATCCCCTGAAGCATATCGACCCGGTCGGCACCGTGCTGGTGCCCCTAGCAATCATTTTTTACAGCGTGCTGATCCTCGGGACGCAGTATCCAATCATTTTCGGCTGGGCCAAGCCTGTGCCAGTGAACAGCCGCAACCTCAGGCATCCCCAGCGGGACATGGCCATCGTGGCGGCGGCCGGACCCCTGGCCAACCTGGTCATGGCCATGTTCTGGGCGCTGATGATCAAGCTGGGCTTCGGACTGCTGGGCACGTTCGACTGGGTGGCCATGCCCCTGATCTACATGGGCATGGCGGGCATCACCATCAACATCGTGCTCATGGTGCTGAATCTGCTGCCCGTGCCGCCCCTGGACGGCGGCCGCGTGGTGTCGGGATTTCTGCCCCCGCGCATGTCCGACGCGTACGACCGGATCGAGCCCTACGGGTTGTTCATCATCCTGGGGCTGCTGGCCACGGGAATGCTGTGGGCCATCATCGGGCCGTTCTTCGGTTTCTTCGTGGACCTGATCCGGACGATGTTCACGCTACCTCCGGAGATATTCGGATAGGACTATCCCCCCGGACACGGAGGGGAATGCCGTCAGGCGGAGTCACTTGCTCTCATGAAGAGAAAATACCTGGTCCCGATTCTGGTCATCGCCACGTTCATTGCGGCGTGGCCCGCCTGGCTGGGCTGGCAGGCCGATCGCCAGCTCGCCGCCTACCAGGGCGGACGCGTGGGCGATCTGATGCTGGCGCACAGCCTGGAGTTGTTCGACCGCGGCTGGTTCCGGTCCACCGCCACGAGCCGGATGGAGGCCCGCCTTGGTCCCGAGGTGTACCGGTTCGCCGTGCGTCACCGCGTTCACCAGGGTTTCGACGGCCTGACGGTGACGTCGGAACCCGTCTATCCGCCGGAGGCGGCCGAACGCCTGAGGGCGCTCTTCGGCGAGCACGCCCCCCTGTCCGTCACCACCCGTCTGGGCCCCTTGGGCGACAGCGCCGAGATCCATGTGTACTCGCCGGCCTTCAGCGGGATACTGCCGGATAACCCCGGCACCCATGTGCAGTCGGCGGGCCTCGAAGGGACGTTCCATGTCCATGCCCAACGACTGGACGGACAGATTCATGTCCCCGAGTTCACGCTGGCCGACGGCGAGGGCCGCCTGACGCTGAGGGGGCAGGTGCTGGAACTGAACCTGGCGGATCCGGCGAGCCGGCTGGCGGATGCACGCGTCGAGTACCGGCTGGACACCCTGGACGCGGCCGGTCAGGATGGCCAGGCACCGGTCCGCGTGGAACGTCTGCGCGTCCGGTCGAGCCAGGCGCGCAACGGCGAGTATCTGGATCTGGCGTTCCAGATGGGTTTCGGCGCCGTGACCGCCGCCGGATGGGAAACCAGCCAGGGGGACATCGGCCTGCGGCTGGGTCCGCTGCATGCGGCCACTTTCGACGCCCTGTTGCGGGAACTGGAGCAGGTGCAGGGCACCGGGGACGGTGAGATCACCCGCGGCGAACGGGGCCGCGCCGTGTTTCTGGCGTTCCTGCCCGCATTCCTGTCCCATTCCCCGGAACTGGCGCTCGACCCCCTGCGGGTGCAGACGCCGCGGGGCAGCCTCGAACTGGCCC carries:
- the ligA gene encoding NAD-dependent DNA ligase LigA, translating into MSGPQVNAEKARARAASLREQIDYHNYRYYVLDDPEISDAAYDALLRELQELEARYPALVTPDSPTQRVGAEPLKSFAEARHLLPMLSLDNAFEEAEVLAFEKRIGDRIGHNIEIDFAVEPKLDGLAISLLYEDGHLVRGATRGDGTTGEDVTANVRTIRAIPLKLKGGGYPGKLEVRGEVYMDKARFEAFNREAAERGEKVFVNPRNAAAGSLRQLDPRITARRPLTFFAYGAGYVENGTLPDTQAAVLDVLADWGQRVCPERDLVTGARGCLDYYRRIGERRDSLAYEIDGVVYKVNRFDLQLRLGFVSRAPRWALAHKYPAQEQETVLRDVEFQVGRTGALTPVARLEPVFVGGVTVSNATLHNMDEVERKDVRIGDTVIVRRAGDVIPEVAAVVLSKRPAGTRPVVMPTRCPVCGSEVVRLEGEAVARCSGGLYCAAQRREAIKHFASRRAMDIEGLGDKLVEQLVDAGLVDHVDGLYRLTAEELADLERMGEKSAQNLVEALDRSRHTQLARFIFALGIREVGEATARALAQHFGGLDALMQADEESLMEVPDVGPVVAHHVATFFQQPHNREVIQALRDAGVHWEEKEPAARKEETLPLAGNTYVLTGALESMTREEAGERLMALGAKVAGSVSKKTTAVIAGEAAGSKLAKAEKLGVTVLDEAAFLALIGEG
- a CDS encoding DUF938 domain-containing protein — encoded protein: MRFEPGKPYSAACDQNRDPILAVLRRYLDRPGTILEIGSGTGQHAVYFGAALPHLDWQPSDVPAHLPGIRLWLEEAALPNVAEPLELDVRRTPWPVQAVDGVYSANTAHIMHWPDVEAMFEGVGRVLRPGGCFCLYGPFNEDGEFTSESNARFHMSLRMRDPGMGIRDKGDLDRLAGAAGLELVEDVVMPVNNFTLVWRKR
- a CDS encoding peptidylprolyl isomerase; this translates as MTSRHLHIILALFLAIALLTACDRAEEPRAQIPDGDVIAVVNGVAIADADFQEFLSLQRMTRPDENLQPEQVLDEMVNLELLRQAAAERGLDRDPEILRQVERSRTNLMVGALFEDWLGQDYTEEQMRAEYDRQVASLDRQEYKARHILLDSEADARDIIEALDADADFEELAREHSTGPSGPMGGDLGWFTADGMVPAFSDAVRAMEPGSHSSEPVQSDFGWHVILLEDTRTAEPPPFEAVRDRVRQILDNRIVQENIEDLRRQADIELR
- a CDS encoding YciI family protein → MLYAIIGQDTENSLEKRKQTRPAHLARLEALRDDGRLVLAGPMPAIDSEDPGPAGFTGSLVVAQFDSLDEARQWADADPYVEAGVYAQVTVKPFRKVLP
- a CDS encoding septation protein A, whose amino-acid sequence is MKLLYDLLPVILFFLAYKFYDALPEPAVLAVGAWLPVALVPGDPGHAIYLATAVAMGVMVVQLGLGFAVKRRLEAMPMLTGALIVVLGGATLLLHDPLFILWKPTLVNFLFAVVFLIPPWLGRSTLVESMMGHALHVPKRIWARTNHAWVIFFIVSGLANLFVAYTFSEAFWVDFKLFGMLGMTLVFILGQAVYLARHHTEPDQHTSPGDPS
- a CDS encoding L-threonylcarbamoyladenylate synthase, which translates into the protein MNRRLDIHPDNPQARLIRQAVDVIRAGGIIVYPTDSCYALGCAIGDKGGLERIRRIRQLDDGHHFTLVCRDLSEISTYAKVDNAAYRLLKMLTPGPYTFLLKATHEVPRRLQHAKRKTIGLRVPDHAITQALLAELGEPLMSTTVRLPGDDLPISDPYDIEERLSSQVDLVLLAGSCGVEPTTVLDLVGDVPEVVRQGCGSVDWLS
- a CDS encoding site-2 protease family protein gives rise to the protein MDNILQTIAIWAIPVLFAITLHEVSHGWVAKLLGDTTAQMLGRLTVNPLKHIDPVGTVLVPLAIIFYSVLILGTQYPIIFGWAKPVPVNSRNLRHPQRDMAIVAAAGPLANLVMAMFWALMIKLGFGLLGTFDWVAMPLIYMGMAGITINIVLMVLNLLPVPPLDGGRVVSGFLPPRMSDAYDRIEPYGLFIILGLLATGMLWAIIGPFFGFFVDLIRTMFTLPPEIFG
- a CDS encoding DUF945 family protein codes for the protein MKRKYLVPILVIATFIAAWPAWLGWQADRQLAAYQGGRVGDLMLAHSLELFDRGWFRSTATSRMEARLGPEVYRFAVRHRVHQGFDGLTVTSEPVYPPEAAERLRALFGEHAPLSVTTRLGPLGDSAEIHVYSPAFSGILPDNPGTHVQSAGLEGTFHVHAQRLDGQIHVPEFTLADGEGRLTLRGQVLELNLADPASRLADARVEYRLDTLDAAGQDGQAPVRVERLRVRSSQARNGEYLDLAFQMGFGAVTAAGWETSQGDIGLRLGPLHAATFDALLRELEQVQGTGDGEITRGERGRAVFLAFLPAFLSHSPELALDPLRVQTPRGSLELALGAGFDGRDPEGGPDELARIRLTGRLQASRALAEELAGVISLQTMAGEGGAAVDPDTRRLLARPLGRGILKGLREEGYVRADGDSYRTDLRVEQGRLSINDVDRSEWLYLLLAGLIAPDGFN